The genomic window AATTGAAGTAGGCATTTGTTGTGATAATTTAGTCGGTGTAGGGTTAGGTTAAGGTAGGTTAAGGTGACTTCTTTACAGGTGGTTGAAATTAGGTTTTTATCCAAACAATCATGCAACAGCGCCATCTTGTGTCCATGAGGCGCCATTCACCCACGTGTTGCTGAGATATTCATCCCTATTCTATgtctttcagttttatttatctatttggcTATTTTTTCCTCAGTTGAGATTGTAGTTTCTGTTTTCCCCTTTCAGTAATACTAACATCAATATTAGTATGAAGATAAGCTCAGAGAAGAATTTATTTGGTCTACAATCCAGTATCACACCCATTTGGACGTGTCAGGACATATTGTAGCAGAGTGTTCAGAGATGTCAGCAGAGGCAGAGGATGTGGTTAGCTACAGAGAATCAAAGGAAGATAACTGCTGTGGTGAGAAGACAGAAGTGTCAGCGCAGTGCTAGACTGCAACAGAATGTGATCTTTACTTCAAGACTGACTGTCAGATATTCAGGGTTAAGAACACCCATAAAAATAGGAAGTAGATGAAATGAAACCATGATAAAAGAGTCTTTTATCTGACCTAAAtgtgataaatatatatatataaaaaaaagctaGAGGAAGTATAACTGGGGGCAACAGGAAAAGGTGAGTGACAACCCTCAAAGTCATGAACACAACATGTTTGAAGAGTAAAACCGAATCAAAAAATTATAGTAGActaaaagttaattaaaaaagcCTTGATATCTAAAGAAGCCATATGAAAAGAGGTACAAAACTGTTTAAAGATTAACATTTGCATATGTAGTAATCCCACTGATATTGTAAagctgctgtttttttcttttaataccaTATTTGCACAACATCCATCTGAGAGAACAGGGTACATCAGGTGGATTACCTAGAACCTCCACACTACAaccactgacaaaaacaaaaatgttcaagtGAAGGTGTAGCAAATGTTTGACTAATTTTAATTTATCAAaacaacacactgaaataataaaaaagggtgtatggcagtggttcccagtggacttttttttgctaaaattaatttgtttttgatcatgtaatagtttgctatactatgttgcaaataaaggttgattttagacatcatttagtctatgtaatgtatattattatggacggaggcagaaaagccaggtgtagattactgcacaaaatgagattttttttttccttggtcaggatatgtacagtcagtccagcttggatttacaaggctgacaattaatactgaaaaaacaataactcaaactataaattatgaaagagctgcagcatctgacactgaacacaatgaacatttgaaagataaacagtaccacagtacttcagtttcagcttcaccgtttgtcatgtcttttatgtattgtgattgtttctgtcaactcaccatgtattttttattagtaagttttttttattattattttttttatcaattactagaaatttcaggtgaccccatttgaattccaggtgactccaagtggggtcctgaccccaaggttgaaaaacactggtgtatggCAACCCCTACATGATTCATTTTGAGAGCAGTTAATGGTCACTCTATTTTCATGCATTATGTAAAAACAGGACCAAACAGgactcttttacttttacatttttgttctggtctatccgtgctcagccagtcttcttaagtatgtgtgagcttgtgggtttgcatatatatgtgtgtgtgtgtgtgtgtgtgtgtgcgggtgagtgggtgggtgtgggtggtactgatttttaaactgatatgtaaagcactttgtgctacagtttttaatgtatgaaaagtgctatataaataaagattattattattattatttatttgtttaatagCAGATGCTGCTTCTCCATGAACAAGTTGttgaaaagctaaaaaaaaactacacaaacacaacaaaaaacatgaatcagACACCTGGCATTCAATAATGCCAGATGTTCTATTAATACATTTGAAATATCTGTGGTGTAAATCTTTGGTACAGGTACTTGTTTTGGGGGGATTCTTGAGTTACATCAAACATGATCTAGACCAAGAGAAATGACTGTAAGTGTACCACACTGGCATGGACCTGCCGACCCACACACAGACCATCTCTTACCACCTGAATTAGGTTGTAGGTTTGTTGACAGTGAGTCGGCTTGGATTCTGGTTTGGGAACATAAATAATCAACTGCACTTAGCAGGTTGACTTTGTCTTAACATTTGTTTGGCCAGTCAACACTCACATTTGGTTAGGCTGAGCTCACTTCTACCCACAGCCACCGatggtctagatcaggggtgtcaaactcattttcattcaggggccacattaagccaaatttgatccgaagtgggctggaccagtaaaataataaaataataatatataaataatgtcagctccaaacttttttctatgttttagagcaaaaaaagtaaaattatttgattaaaatgtttacatctaccaactattctttaaaacaatgtgaataacatgaacaaactgaaatttcttaagaaaactaagtgcaattttaaaaatatgtctgagtttattattttaacatgtaaattacatctgacagatcacagtggatccacaaatacacaaagcatttaaaaacaggcagaatattgttaaaattacacttcagacatttcaaaatgtttatatttgttgaggttattcgtgtttttctgaaatgttagtttgttttagtgtaaataaagtaaaatgacatgaaaattattacatttacaaagagaaaaatttggagttgtgagtatttatgggttattatgatggtattttactgatctgacccacttgagattaaattggtctgtatgtggaagctgaactaaaatgattaatatcttcattgtaatttttgcattttacagattcattttaggggccagactggaccctttggagggctggatttggcccccgggccgcatgtttgacacctgtggtctagattgTACCACATTACCAGCAGTTTTCAACATCCTAACAGGATATCCAGTGGGTTAAGTCTGACTGGGGTTTCAGATTTGAATCAGCtcagtaaagctgtgaaaatGTGGTTGCAACACTGTGTGTCAATAGTCCACTTGTCACACACCTGTGCAATTTGGCATGAGTAAAATTACAGATGTGTGTATTACTGGTAGTAGACTTAATTTAACGTTCTGCTCAACTGCGCCATCGTGTGGTAAAAAGAAGAAACTACAAAAAAGTTCACCTGACTTCATCACTGCTGCCCccccatggaaaaaaaaacctttgttgtAGTCACCGTCAGTCTAAACAGAAGACTGGCCCAGGGGGTGTTTTAGAGAAATAAGCACTTTTGGAGATTGTGTATACTGTCATCTGAGGTGTATACTTTAGTCTAGAACACGTCAATGATGCTTTGATGAAAGGAGGATGTGCTGTTAAGAAAGCTGAAGGCAATATTGGGTAATCAAATGGCACTACAGGTTTCTGCAAGTTAATTTGATAACTGACATCAAAGAAAGAGACCATTTCCCTCCAAAATAAGTTACATAACAAGCGGAAGACCAAAGGACATAGGCATAAAACTCCAGAGAGAAAAATAAGCCAGAAAACTTTGTGCTACAGAAACTTTTCTACAAAAATAGCTTCAGTCTCTAAAACATTTGATAccttttcagagtatttcagatgGAGTTTGAATATTTAATATGCTAGTAAATGTAATGTGACATTCTTCTATTCAGTGTTTGTCAAATGTTTGGTCTATTATTAATGTCCACAGCCAATAAAAGAGCTTGACCACATTTGATTCCCCTGGAGACATAGTTTAATCACGTTTGTTAGCTTTCAAACAAAAGTAGCTTTTGTAGATTACAAAGGTTTACAAAGTCTAGTTTGATAAAACACCAGTAATCAGAGCACtgggagggaaaaaaacatgtcatttgaattaaatattttttatttattgaatgGCCAATGCTGAGGAGTAGTTTACAACACCTGAAACAAATTTTGACCTTTAACATGTAGGTAAAAAGTTGTGCGTGTTTCTAGTTTAAGATAAACAGTAACATTGGTAATCATGATGTGATAGATGTCTGAAGATGTCCTTAGGCACACAACAGAGGAAAAGGTCCAAGTGACGGGAGTGTCTTGAACTGGACTGTCCTGGTCAGTAACAGTTGGTGATTTCAGATCTTTCCTGGGAAGCTTCCATTTTCTATCTGCTCGTCCCATTTGCCAACCTGAAAGACACAGGTCAAATTAGCGCCATCTGATCCAACAGACTGCTCTGCTCAAATGGTAGCAGAACCATTCATTTAAAAAGATAGATTTTAGTACATGAAAAGGACATGTTAAATTACACAGAAAAGGAAATTATTTTTTTGGGAAACTACATAAAGGAGTGTGAGAAGACCTGCTACCAGCATTAGGTATGTGTAGGGAGAACCACTCAAAGAAACCTAATTTTAAAAAGCAGCCTTAGTGATCAAACAGTATTTGGAAGATTGATCAAAACTTACCCAGCCTGTGGGGCAGAGGCTTTTGTAGACCCTCTGGTAATATTCACAAGGGGCCACATCTTGGTCTCTGTCCGACAGGGCCTTATTGCACCTGTGGAAGTCTAGTGCCAAATACAAAATAGTTCAAGGTCATTGTACACAATACCAACATAAGAAAGACCAGCCAGcgaaggacaaaaatgcattgagcCATTCAAATTAcatattaaaagtttttttttttttttaaattcaacctttatttaaccagaaaagtCTGAGATTAAAAATCCCTTTTACAAGAGTGTTTtggccaagacaggcagcagcATAAATGACCTGTCACTTACAATCAGTGTCAAAccaaacataaaatcaaaataagtgttaaaaaaaaaaaaaaagatattcaaaaggTAGATATAACACTTGTTGTGTCCATTAAGATGGACCAACTATTATActaaaaaagtgacaaaataggATGCAACAAGATTTTAGAAGACAAGAAAATGAAAGTGTTCTTTATCCATTTTAAGGGGCATCTTTTCACATCAAAATGACAAAGTACCAATATTTCCACAGATTACCCAGTTTGAGAGACAAATCATTGTACTGTATTAATATGTTGTACACAGCTGTATGTGAGATTAAATTATTAGAAGCAGAATGCTCCAGCTGTTACGTAGTAAAAGAATTTAAAGGCATTTTCACTATATTTTGACACCTTGTAAATTACGTAATGaatcaattaaacaaaaaaataactggCATATTAGGCCTAATCGTTATTTGGTGACTTGTCAGTATTATATGACAGCATATTTATGGATGTTTAAGGAGTCGGGCAACACAGAATTCCCAAACGCGGTGCCTGTCCTTCTCCACAGGTTTACATGAAGTAAACATTGTATGATCACAGTATGTAGTATAAGCTTGTCCTTACCCAGGTAATTCTGGAAACAGTTGCGGGTCTGGTTGGTGTTTGGGAATCTAGCGTCAAACGGAGCAGTCCTGTAGCTCTGAATCTTCTCCTCAATACTCTCAGCCATTTTAAACTTTATACGCCTCTGCtagatctttaaaaaaaaaaacaaaacaggcagtGTATTAATTCATGGTTTAATTTCATACCGACTGTTGCATAtcatttactgtctcactttaaCCTCAGCAATAACACCAACTGGCTAAGCTACATCTAGCATTACGTACCAGTGTCAATAGGTTTGTTTAGCGATAACTTTATTTCTACACGAGGTGAGAGCTATCAGataaaaatgtcataatttaTCTAACTAACACCTAACAGAGTACTGACGGagaaatataaatacagtatGGCTCTGAGCCCAGTTAGCATAGTAAACATATCTTAGCAATATCCTGCTACCAGTTGGTTAGCGCAGCCCGTTAGCTAGTTGCTAACGCATTCTTCACAAAGTCTGATAAAGAGATAATATATCTGAAAGCACTTTATTGTTCCCTGTGTTCTAATCGACAACATATGAAAAATCTAAGTAAATAATATACTTCAAATTGGACAAATGAAAAGAAATTGTTGAATACCGGGGGCTAACCTTGGAACGATACTGGTTGTGTCCTCTCCGGAAAGATGTCCTTCTCGCGCAAGGGATGCTGGGATGGCGGATGGTGGTCATGTGTCTACATTTATCCCCCTGTCAACAGAGTTTTATAGCCTATAGCCAACCATTATGTCGTCCTGCTGGTTTATTTGTGAATTCGGTTTTGCATTTTTGTACTCATCTActgtttagtttgttagtttacaAGCTAGTTAGTGTATGATCTGTACAAGAAGTAAATAAGTTTGTGACAACACATTAATATCCAAATCAGAACAAGTAGGCCTATTGATGAACTAAAGAGCATTTAAAAAACATTCAGTATACCAATTACCGGATAATATGTCCATATTATTAATGTTTCATCCTGTTATTTGTAATTGGTTTATTCATTAGAAATTGGCTACTATCAAGGGCATTCAGCATACTCCCAATCTTTCTTCTGGTGTCGTGATAAACACAAATCTGTATTAAGTACTCAGCACTGTCTTTAAAGttaaattttcattgtaaaaaaaaaaaaaaaatcacagatttTCAGTGTTGAGGGGAAAGTCTTGGTGTGCTGTCAAAATATGTACATAAGAAAAGAAATCATGAAGCAGCTCCTTAAAGGAATGTTACTAGTGTTCAGTCAATATTTTTTGTTCCAATATTGCTTTTTGGTGTTGGAAAACAGCACATTATGTTGTAGTGGTCCTATTCATACTTTTATATTGAgtaaaaactttattttttactgatAATCTATATGAGACCAATAACAGTAATATGTAGTATGAAAAGTAATTCATCAAAGATCAATCTACtctagaaaaaaaggaaaacctgtAAACTGAAATTACCTCTGTCCTTTCATCCAGTAAGTTCATTCAGTTGGAAAGACACAAGGAACCTTTGAAATAGGAACGGGCCCTACTGGCCCACTATGACGCAATGACTCTAGAAATGTGGACTGCTGAGGATCCATCCCTTGAACTGGGACACTGTAAGTCTCCTTTCTCTTTCTTCCTGTTGAAGACAAGGTCAGAGATCACAGGTGTCTCTGTCGCTCCCTCTTGCTTCCTGTCTCACTGTGTGCTTCCTTCATCCTCTTTCCAGCAAAACATCAAGCTGTGagctttttgcacattttgtgatGCATATTTTATACTTGTCTCCACTAAAAATCACACATAATTCATGATTTAAATTACCATGTCCTTTACCATCTCTAATTCCTATGTTGACGTTGTTGAACTTAGATAAAGCACTTCTTTAAATCCAAATAACTGAGAATCAGATACTTAGCTTGCTTCATAAAGTATATCACTGCATGTAGTATTTCTAGCATGGtcttaaagaaccatatatgtgcaaatCCACCCCTCTTGCTTTCTaccactctctccctctctccctcactCAGTCAGGATATAGGtgttgtccactgcaaaggaagGAAATTCTGTCACTTAGAACAATGGGTCTGTCTCTCTATCTATAGACCCAGAGTGGCCGAGAACCAGcaaaagagagagggagcagaGGTTGTCCAGTTAGcgagaaaaactaaagaaaatgcatTTTAGTTAAGAGAAGATAGGTAAAATGCGTGTTAAGAATTATTAATGTGTATGTAAATTTGGAAAATGGAATTCAACTGTAGggagaaggaaacacacaaagtTATTAGATTACTTTAAGCTTCGCTTTCTATTTCAGTGCTGAAGAATAATCACCGTAGACTAAATACAGATCAAAAGTTGCTGTGGGTAAGTGAAAAATCTAATCTATCAAAGCATGTTTGCTGTATTTCTTTCGGTTTCATTATGTAATTATTCACCTTGTAATGTACAACATGAtgctcttttttaaaaaaaaagcctttttttgctTTAGTGTGACCACAGCAGATTTAGGAGAGAATATCTGAAATTCCCACACAGGATTTTCAGTGTTGATATTAGAGATCATACTGTGGTAATTTACAGAGGAATACAGTGCTGATCATAAGGTCACCCACTGAGATCCtacattttgacattttgatgACAACTTGTATGGAAGACCATGAACTGCACAGGCAGTGGGCCTTGGTGGGGGTATTTCCCTGTCAGTGCAACAGCTGGACCTGATGCTTCCTGTTTATGAATTTGAAATACACGTATTTCTTTTGCTGTAGATTGGGGAGGGTTAACTAGTTACTTTCTGTTTACTTTCAAAGTGTTGACAACCTGCTGTAAGCATCCTGTTGATATTTCTCAACATCACACCATTGTTATATTGTTTCGATGCTGACGTTACTGACACACCTTCCTCTCTACAGTGTGGATTCAAGGAAACATGACTTCATCCTAACATACTGATATTATGACTCTGGAAAGCAAAATTGCTCCTTAATATCAGCATTTCTCTCATTTCTCTCTGTCAGATGGAGGGGTCTGGCAGTCCTCGCTTCAGAAAGCTCCATTTCCCAGTGGGTCTGTGGATCAACTCTCCCAGAAAACATTTTGCAAAACTTGGGGGTCGCTGGCCGAGTGCTATCTCTGTCAAGTCAGTTTGAAGTTTTTCTTAATTCTATATCATGCATATTTGTTCTTCAGTTACCCACTTTTGTGCTACATTGGTTTCAGCTGTAATTGAATGTGTGATAAGTTATAGTCACTGTACGCACTGATGCCATCTTATCTGACTTCCACTGCCACTGACTTCCTTCAAACCCTGTAACCTTTCCCTGTTTTATTTTAGACCTTGTTGTTTGTCCGTGTTTAGACAGTCATAATTCACAGCTGACTGGTCCCTTCCTTTCTCCTTCCTCTCTCTTCCATCTGTCTTCCCCTCCTGTGTTGTTCCCAGGTCGACCACCAGCTCTGACGCAGCCTCCCTCCACGAGGCCCCCTCTGCTCCTTCCTCTTCCCTTTCAAACTCCACCCCCTCGCTGGCTTCCCCTACCCCATCCCCATCTCCTTCCCCAGCCTTCCTCAGGCCACGGCCTGCTGGGCCCCAGTCCCGCACAAAGCGTCTTTCCCATCTTTTCCTGCGGGGGCGCTCTAATAGTGACCGGGACAGGGCGGTGGGGGAAAGGGAGAGAGAAGTTTGGGCCCACTCAGCTGCCCCTTCATCCCACCACTACTTGCCCCCTGCTTCTTCCACTGCTCCAGGCCTGATCAAGATCTATGGGGATGCACTCTCCAGTGGAGCCAACTATCGCTCCCTGTTGGCCAACATTCACTCCACAGCCAGGCAGCTCATCGCTCAGGTCATCACTCGCTACactgaaagagagagggaggagacagATGACGCAGGTATGAGACAGGAAAACTTTCTGTCATTTGGACCTCTGCTGCAATCCATTACTGGGAATTGTTTGCTCAAAAATTTTTAACCAATTGGGAATGActtaatataaacaaaaacagcagtgttatggaaaaataattatCCTCCCCCTTCTCTTCCTCCATTACCTTCTAGTTCTCCAGAAACACAGCCCCGAGGACTTCCTGTTGTGTGATGTCATTGGAAAGCCCATCCAGCAGCCAGATGGAGCTATCAAGTGGGAGACAGAGTGCCGGAGAAGTGTGGCCCCATGGGAATGTCCCCTGTTGTTAGTGGACATGTGGCGGCCTAAGGACGGATTCGAGCGGCGCTTTGAAATCCAAAGAAAGGAAGACTatgagagagaagagagggagcGTGAAAAAGAacgagagagggagggagataaCTATCAAGGTATGGTTAAGACACAACAGACAGGTGTCAGTAAGCCTGAGTGTCACTACCACCTCAATCCATTCAATTTCAATTCACAAGGTCCCAATTCAATTTGATATCcaattcattttcattcacttcAGTGTGTATTCTGATAAGGATAATTCAGTCAGTCATCTGCTCCCTGTACATATAATTAAAATATGACTTGatgatatgataataataataataataataataataataataataatataataaagtcTGCAATATTCAGTTGCATTGTTCAATATTGCAATGACAATATAACGGCCAACTAACCATGCAATAGAAACTAATTAATGTGAGGGTAGATGACAGGTAGCTGGGGCTTCATCTAATTGGCCAAACATTCACATGAATCATGAATGAACGATTTTTGGTATTTATTTCCATAGGGGCAGAACTACTACATATGTTAACATCAGCTTACTCTTTATTTACATGACCtacatttattatatatatatatatatatatatattcattaacACAGAGGTGACTGATGTGCGTCAAGTAAACTCATCCGTGGGACAATT from Sphaeramia orbicularis chromosome 16, fSphaOr1.1, whole genome shotgun sequence includes these protein-coding regions:
- the cox6b2 gene encoding cytochrome c oxidase subunit 6B2 — encoded protein: MAESIEEKIQSYRTAPFDARFPNTNQTRNCFQNYLDFHRCNKALSDRDQDVAPCEYYQRVYKSLCPTGWVGKWDEQIENGSFPGKI